One Turneriella parva DSM 21527 genomic region harbors:
- a CDS encoding SRPBCC domain-containing protein has translation MPESITVTFSLHAAAKDIYNAWLDSDEHTAMTGEKATASREVGGEFSAWNGYITGKNLLLIPGKKIVQSWRSSEFPDDAPDSVLSIQLIENQGITEVDLEHKDIPPGQGLQYRAGWIDYYANPMQKYFAVRGRSSSVKKPARKALPARKSGGVKKTKKQAASAKKSGAKKSKGIARPKKTAAAKKKVAATKPTRRKSARRR, from the coding sequence ATGCCAGAATCCATTACGGTAACGTTTTCTCTGCACGCAGCCGCAAAAGACATCTATAATGCGTGGCTTGACTCTGATGAGCACACGGCAATGACCGGCGAAAAAGCGACCGCATCGCGCGAAGTCGGCGGTGAATTCAGCGCCTGGAACGGTTACATTACGGGCAAAAATCTGCTGTTGATTCCGGGAAAGAAAATCGTGCAGAGCTGGCGTTCGTCTGAGTTTCCTGACGACGCGCCTGACTCGGTGCTTTCGATTCAGCTGATTGAAAACCAGGGCATCACTGAAGTCGATCTCGAGCACAAAGACATACCGCCGGGCCAGGGGCTGCAATACCGGGCCGGCTGGATAGACTATTATGCCAACCCGATGCAGAAATATTTCGCAGTACGGGGTAGATCCTCATCTGTAAAAAAGCCTGCACGCAAGGCACTGCCGGCACGCAAAAGTGGGGGAGTCAAAAAGACCAAAAAACAAGCGGCGTCTGCAAAAAAGTCTGGTGCCAAAAAAAGTAAGGGTATCGCTCGCCCGAAAAAGACAGCTGCGGCCAAAAAGAAGGTAGCCGCCACAAAGCCGACTCGGCGTAAGTCAGCGCGAAGAAGGTAA
- the hisF gene encoding imidazole glycerol phosphate synthase subunit HisF, with translation MNALRIIPCLDVKDGRVVKGVNFVNLRDAGDAVECARAYDREGADELVFLDITASSDKRAIILDLVKHVAEHVFIPFCVGGGIRTLDDMQQILAEGADKISVNTAAFEKPEILTQGAEHFGSQCIVCAIDVKFNGSFHEVYLHGGRTPTGRPAVEWALEAERRGAGEILLTSMDTDGARTGFDLKITREITQAVSIPVIASGGAGKMEHFAEAFDAGARAALAASLFHFNELKIPVLKDYLAERGYPMRRETQESV, from the coding sequence ATGAATGCTTTGCGCATTATTCCCTGCCTTGACGTCAAAGACGGCCGTGTCGTGAAAGGCGTCAACTTTGTGAACCTGCGTGACGCGGGCGACGCGGTTGAATGCGCGCGGGCGTACGACCGCGAAGGCGCCGACGAGCTCGTGTTTCTCGACATTACCGCTTCATCAGATAAGCGCGCGATCATTCTCGATCTCGTAAAGCACGTGGCCGAACATGTCTTTATACCTTTCTGTGTCGGTGGCGGCATTCGCACCCTCGACGATATGCAACAGATACTCGCCGAGGGTGCCGACAAAATTTCGGTGAATACAGCGGCGTTTGAGAAACCCGAAATTCTGACGCAGGGCGCCGAACACTTCGGCAGCCAGTGCATCGTCTGCGCGATCGATGTGAAATTTAACGGCAGCTTTCACGAGGTATACCTGCATGGCGGTCGAACACCGACCGGCCGCCCGGCGGTCGAATGGGCGCTCGAGGCAGAACGGCGCGGCGCGGGCGAAATTCTGCTGACGTCGATGGATACCGACGGGGCGCGCACCGGCTTTGACCTGAAGATCACGCGCGAAATTACGCAGGCAGTTTCGATTCCCGTTATTGCCTCGGGCGGCGCAGGCAAAATGGAGCACTTCGCCGAGGCGTTTGACGCCGGAGCGCGCGCGGCACTCGCCGCCTCGCTTTTTCACTTCAATGAACTGAAAATACCCGTCTTAAAAGATTACCTGGCTGAGCGCGGTTACCCGATGCGGCGCGAAACCCAGGAATCTGTCTAA
- a CDS encoding MBL fold metallo-hydrolase: MVPQVSADPAGIIDYPRRLEPGHLYFAFGGGVGRFGTNFTVFHLNGVSVWIDIGSGFANHHTPGMEKNLPNRQLLLGLPPTAIFLTHGHEDHIGALPHLRDVIPEGTPIYASPFTTALITQRLKDRGVDPARWQFELIEEDSTIDIGAFRVSTFFMPHSIPQCFSVGLEAETHDGRKRVYFSSDFKMNGAEIRHKVAHLKKFAPVDYLFVDSTGSLQEGETVDEREVQQSLEKLITRTSGRIFITTFASQVERIKNLAATAARLGRPIGFIGRSLKTQWEAAFTAKEVSSPLHLLKPPPYSAQNSIWLVAGCQGDRNSSFTRLTHGIMPRVKLKAGDTLIYSASMIPGNEAKIYEALNLAADAGVKVIGVSGDVRVHASGHGRRGDILKLISYLKPRHVMPVHGDPLHFHAFLQFIENVKVNVAITEGHRIYALREEPVFIESVPDETCLVEPGEIHFGETIYRERNHMAEQGICLVVLHPQRFEVTAVDYVGVMSETKLAELKGRLLAEAQATAAAVAGSQAALREKKFRDRLGRFHEETIGKNPYIKLIATGAER; the protein is encoded by the coding sequence TTGGTTCCACAGGTAAGCGCTGACCCTGCCGGTATAATTGATTACCCGCGCCGCCTTGAACCAGGCCATCTGTACTTTGCGTTCGGTGGCGGTGTCGGTCGCTTCGGCACAAATTTTACGGTTTTCCACCTTAACGGTGTTTCTGTTTGGATAGATATCGGTTCGGGTTTTGCGAACCACCACACACCGGGCATGGAGAAAAATCTGCCGAACCGGCAGTTGTTGCTGGGGTTGCCGCCGACCGCCATTTTTCTGACGCATGGCCATGAAGACCACATCGGAGCCTTGCCCCACCTGCGCGACGTCATACCCGAGGGCACTCCTATTTATGCGTCGCCCTTCACGACAGCGCTCATCACGCAGCGCCTCAAAGACCGCGGCGTCGACCCGGCGCGCTGGCAGTTTGAACTGATCGAAGAAGATTCGACTATTGATATTGGCGCCTTTAGGGTCTCAACGTTTTTCATGCCGCATTCGATACCGCAATGCTTTTCCGTTGGCCTCGAGGCCGAAACGCACGATGGCCGCAAGCGCGTGTATTTCAGCAGCGACTTCAAGATGAACGGCGCCGAAATCAGGCACAAGGTCGCGCATCTCAAAAAATTCGCACCAGTCGATTACCTCTTCGTTGACTCGACGGGCTCATTGCAAGAAGGCGAAACAGTCGATGAGCGCGAGGTGCAGCAATCGCTCGAAAAGCTGATCACCCGCACGAGCGGACGCATCTTCATCACCACCTTCGCCTCGCAGGTTGAACGTATCAAAAATCTCGCCGCGACTGCGGCACGGTTAGGGCGCCCAATAGGTTTTATCGGCCGGTCGCTCAAAACCCAGTGGGAGGCTGCGTTTACTGCGAAAGAGGTGTCGTCACCGCTGCACCTTTTGAAACCGCCGCCTTACTCCGCGCAGAATTCGATTTGGCTCGTTGCCGGTTGCCAGGGCGACCGCAACTCTTCATTCACACGGCTTACCCACGGCATTATGCCACGGGTGAAACTCAAAGCGGGCGATACTCTCATCTATTCAGCGAGCATGATTCCCGGCAACGAAGCAAAAATTTATGAGGCGCTGAATCTGGCGGCCGACGCCGGCGTCAAAGTCATCGGCGTCAGCGGCGATGTGCGTGTGCACGCGAGCGGGCATGGCCGCCGTGGCGACATCTTGAAGCTGATCAGCTACCTCAAGCCGCGTCATGTGATGCCGGTGCATGGCGACCCGCTGCACTTTCATGCGTTTCTGCAATTCATCGAGAATGTCAAAGTGAATGTCGCGATCACCGAAGGGCACCGCATCTATGCGCTGCGCGAAGAGCCGGTCTTCATCGAATCGGTGCCCGACGAGACCTGCCTTGTCGAACCCGGTGAAATTCACTTCGGCGAAACCATCTACCGCGAACGCAACCACATGGCCGAGCAGGGCATCTGCCTTGTGGTTCTGCATCCGCAGCGCTTCGAGGTGACAGCTGTCGACTATGTAGGAGTGATGAGCGAAACTAAACTTGCCGAACTCAAGGGCCGGCTGCTCGCAGAAGCGCAGGCGACTGCGGCGGCCGTTGCGGGCAGTCAGGCCGCGCTCCGCGAAAAGAAGTTTCGCGACCGTCTCGGCAGATTTCACGAAGAGACTATCGGCAAGAACCCGTATATTAAACTGATCGCCACCGGAGCCGAGCGATGA
- the dut gene encoding dUTP diphosphatase: MQPVTVKFRKLHAAASLPARQSEHAAGYDVYACLDHNLTIDRGSITPVATGLAVEIPPGFHISIRARSGMAVKHGLTPVNTPGTIDADYRGEIFVPLINLGREDYTIKHGDRIAQLLLEQTHTIVWQESELGETERGEGKFGSTGKR; this comes from the coding sequence ATGCAGCCCGTCACGGTCAAATTTCGAAAATTGCATGCCGCCGCTAGCTTGCCCGCACGGCAATCTGAGCATGCGGCTGGCTACGATGTCTACGCATGCCTCGATCACAACCTGACAATCGACCGCGGCAGCATTACACCGGTTGCCACCGGCCTCGCGGTTGAAATCCCCCCTGGATTTCATATTTCGATACGCGCCCGGTCGGGTATGGCCGTCAAACATGGCCTTACGCCGGTGAATACTCCCGGTACGATCGACGCCGATTACCGCGGTGAAATATTCGTACCGCTCATCAATTTGGGGCGCGAAGACTATACGATAAAGCACGGCGACCGTATTGCGCAGCTTTTGCTCGAGCAGACGCACACGATTGTGTGGCAAGAAAGTGAACTCGGCGAGACTGAGCGGGGTGAGGGAAAATTTGGTTCCACAGGTAAGCGCTGA
- the glnA gene encoding type I glutamate--ammonia ligase, with translation MAKLKFGSWKEVIDFAKKSGVLFYDFRFSDIGGAWHHVSYHSDSITEDSFKGLPFDGSSITKWQPINQSDMQLIPDLEGAFLDPFTADVTLVIFCDVYDIYKKQMYEKCPRSIAKKALEYLKSTGLGDTAFFGPENEFFIFDSIRVRDDINCQYHEIDSNEGSWNTATAQYNDGHNLGHRPGTKGGYFPVSPRDSQVDIRAEIVKTLHQIGLETFVVHHEVAQAQGEIGVKYGTLIEAADNVQKLKYVVKNVAKRHGKTATFMPKPLFGDNGNGMHVHQSIWKGGENQFAGDKYQDLSDFALNYVGGVLKYARAIAAFSNASTNSYKRLIPGFEAPSILTYSAQNRSASCRIPFVSGAKAKRVEFRFPDSTANPYLCFSAMMMAGLKGVQDKIDPGKPMEEDLFELSLDEIREKGIQQMPHTLREAVETMLTNRAVFEQGGVFTKEFIDTYKELKFEAEIWPWEARPHPYEFLSTYSC, from the coding sequence ATGGCAAAATTAAAGTTCGGCTCGTGGAAAGAAGTCATCGATTTCGCAAAAAAAAGCGGCGTGCTCTTCTACGACTTCCGTTTTTCTGACATAGGCGGTGCATGGCACCATGTGTCGTATCACTCAGATTCTATCACCGAAGACTCATTCAAGGGTCTGCCGTTCGATGGCAGCTCGATCACCAAATGGCAGCCGATTAACCAGTCTGACATGCAGCTGATTCCCGATCTCGAAGGCGCGTTCTTAGACCCGTTCACCGCTGATGTCACCCTCGTGATCTTCTGTGACGTCTACGACATCTATAAGAAGCAGATGTACGAAAAGTGCCCACGCTCAATCGCGAAAAAGGCGCTCGAATACCTCAAGTCAACCGGTCTCGGCGATACGGCATTCTTTGGCCCTGAAAACGAATTTTTCATTTTTGACTCGATTCGTGTGCGCGACGATATCAACTGCCAGTACCACGAAATCGACAGTAACGAAGGTTCGTGGAACACCGCAACTGCGCAATACAACGACGGCCACAACCTCGGCCACCGTCCTGGCACCAAAGGCGGTTACTTTCCCGTTTCACCGCGCGACTCTCAGGTCGATATACGCGCTGAAATCGTAAAGACGCTGCACCAGATCGGCCTGGAAACATTCGTGGTTCACCACGAAGTTGCGCAGGCACAGGGCGAAATCGGCGTTAAGTACGGCACGCTCATCGAAGCTGCGGATAACGTGCAGAAGCTTAAGTACGTCGTGAAAAACGTCGCGAAGCGCCATGGCAAGACCGCAACGTTCATGCCGAAGCCCCTCTTCGGTGACAACGGCAACGGTATGCACGTTCACCAGTCAATCTGGAAAGGCGGCGAAAACCAGTTCGCGGGCGACAAATACCAAGACCTGAGTGATTTTGCACTCAACTACGTAGGCGGAGTTCTCAAGTACGCGCGCGCGATCGCCGCATTCTCGAATGCTTCGACCAACTCATACAAGCGTCTGATACCCGGTTTCGAAGCACCTTCGATTCTGACCTACTCGGCGCAGAACCGTTCGGCTTCTTGCCGCATTCCGTTTGTTTCGGGCGCCAAGGCGAAGCGCGTTGAGTTTCGCTTTCCCGATTCAACCGCAAACCCGTACCTCTGCTTTTCAGCAATGATGATGGCAGGCCTCAAGGGCGTTCAAGACAAGATCGATCCGGGTAAACCGATGGAAGAAGACCTGTTCGAACTCTCGCTCGACGAGATTCGCGAAAAGGGTATTCAGCAGATGCCCCACACTCTGCGCGAAGCCGTTGAAACCATGCTCACAAACCGTGCGGTGTTTGAGCAGGGTGGCGTGTTCACGAAAGAGTTCATCGATACGTACAAAGAGCTCAAGTTTGAAGCAGAAATCTGGCCATGGGAAGCGCGTCCGCACCCATACGAATTTCTGTCTACTTACAGCTGCTAA
- a CDS encoding SDR family NAD(P)-dependent oxidoreductase — translation MTDFRNRYGAWALITGASSGLGAEFARQLAAEKLDLILVARRRDRLNELATALKVEHGIQVKVVPLDLGKPNFMAVLKKQTAKLNIGLVINNAGFGIAGEFTENDLEREVAMLDVNCRAPLIIAHEFGRAMASHRRGGIIMVSSVVSFQGVPYMSHYAATKAYDLLLGEGLHYELKKHKVDVLTLCPGATQTEFANVADTGPVPGSMPVGPVVTAALEALGKKSVVVAGFKNKLMVFSTRLVSRGIGTYIAAQVMKKIGRS, via the coding sequence ATGACCGATTTTCGCAACCGCTACGGCGCCTGGGCTCTGATCACCGGGGCATCGAGTGGGCTTGGCGCTGAATTCGCGCGCCAGCTCGCTGCTGAAAAGCTCGACCTGATTCTCGTCGCCCGGCGCCGCGACCGGTTGAATGAACTCGCAACTGCGCTCAAGGTTGAACATGGCATTCAGGTCAAAGTTGTGCCGCTCGATTTGGGCAAACCCAACTTTATGGCAGTGCTCAAGAAGCAGACGGCAAAACTCAATATAGGTCTCGTGATCAATAACGCGGGGTTCGGTATTGCCGGTGAATTCACCGAAAACGACCTCGAACGTGAGGTTGCGATGCTCGACGTCAACTGCCGCGCCCCGCTGATTATTGCGCACGAGTTCGGCCGCGCGATGGCATCGCACCGCCGCGGGGGCATCATCATGGTGAGTTCGGTTGTCTCGTTTCAGGGCGTGCCTTACATGAGCCACTACGCAGCGACGAAGGCTTACGACCTGTTACTCGGCGAAGGTTTGCACTATGAGTTGAAAAAGCACAAGGTGGATGTATTAACGCTCTGCCCCGGTGCGACACAGACCGAATTTGCCAACGTGGCAGACACGGGGCCCGTGCCGGGTTCGATGCCGGTCGGCCCGGTTGTCACGGCAGCGCTAGAAGCGCTCGGCAAAAAGTCCGTGGTTGTCGCAGGGTTCAAGAACAAGCTGATGGTTTTCAGCACACGCCTCGTTTCACGCGGCATCGGCACCTATATCGCGGCGCAGGTTATGAAAAAAATCGGACGCAGCTGA
- a CDS encoding magnesium transporter CorA family protein, giving the protein MRYKVMSWLRLSRKTPQSEPEAAHDWYEHHIVTLTKHEKFRAKDAGVPLFGNKPVWVHLYPRNERDLIELLQKYDIHPLTVEDIFNSSNRIKREKFPHYTYLCFRGVHLAGSYITTKDFNFIITKKTIITVSESERTTIDKLLADKALCRDLLRKGPEFILHRILDVETDHTLHIVHEIDLAFERCEGALMAHSASLDISMVFELKSSLALIKKLILTHKEIFDEMHQHDLKHFSPESQAFFRDVRDHAIKIIDTIDGIVQAIASAIEAYNTISTKRTNDIIRILTIMTAIMLPLTLVTGYFGMNFKHLPMTEDHNGYLKTIIGMAILAGVMMVFFLKKRWL; this is encoded by the coding sequence ATGAGATACAAAGTCATGTCGTGGCTGCGGCTCAGCCGCAAAACCCCTCAAAGCGAACCTGAAGCGGCGCATGACTGGTACGAGCACCACATTGTGACGCTCACAAAACATGAAAAGTTTCGTGCGAAAGATGCAGGGGTGCCTCTGTTCGGCAATAAACCGGTTTGGGTGCACCTCTACCCGCGCAATGAACGCGACCTGATTGAGCTCTTGCAGAAATATGACATTCACCCTTTGACGGTCGAAGATATTTTCAACAGCTCGAACCGTATCAAGCGCGAAAAGTTTCCGCACTACACTTACCTTTGCTTTCGGGGAGTTCACCTGGCGGGCAGTTATATCACGACGAAAGATTTCAACTTTATTATCACGAAAAAAACCATCATCACGGTTTCAGAAAGCGAGCGCACGACGATCGATAAGCTGCTTGCCGACAAGGCGCTCTGCCGCGACCTGCTGCGCAAAGGGCCTGAATTCATTCTGCACCGCATTCTCGACGTCGAAACTGACCATACGCTTCACATTGTGCATGAAATCGATCTGGCGTTTGAACGCTGCGAAGGGGCGCTGATGGCGCACAGCGCAAGCCTCGATATATCCATGGTATTCGAGCTGAAATCGTCGCTCGCCCTCATCAAAAAACTGATTCTGACGCACAAAGAAATCTTTGACGAGATGCACCAGCACGACTTGAAGCATTTTTCACCCGAATCGCAGGCGTTCTTTCGCGACGTGCGCGACCATGCGATCAAGATTATCGATACCATCGACGGCATCGTGCAGGCAATCGCTTCGGCGATTGAAGCCTATAATACAATTTCAACGAAGCGCACGAACGACATCATTCGCATACTCACGATCATGACGGCGATTATGCTGCCGCTCACGCTGGTTACCGGCTATTTTGGCATGAACTTCAAACACCTGCCCATGACCGAAGACCACAATGGCTACCTGAAAACCATAATTGGAATGGCTATTCTCGCAGGTGTCATGATGGTCTTTTTTCTCAAAAAGCGTTGGCTCTGA
- a CDS encoding pyridoxal phosphate-dependent aminotransferase, with amino-acid sequence MADSNRNFLNAVTRGAAHYTPGEQVNEPGWIKLNTNESPLPPSPNVFRVMAELVGQGDILRKYSHPLGEPLLGALADYWKLSKEHLIVTNGSDEALTLICRATLGPERPAVFPAVTYSLYGTLVTNAGASYTEVPMVERIGQPYGIDIDALAKFDGHAIFLANPNAITGEYTDAAKLAEVIAASNSLWVVDEAYNDFAGPKATMMQYIEKLQNLIVTRTFSKTHALAGLRVGYLASGNRGLIQGLLAHKDSYNEDALATRLAAAALADTAWHERTIRAVLTGREFLRSELTALGFTCFDSEANYILAREPKNLVAPKIVQRLRDYKILVRHYAGSQFADCIRFSVGAEGENAKLIGSLKEILRGA; translated from the coding sequence ATGGCAGATTCGAATCGCAATTTCTTAAACGCTGTAACGCGTGGCGCCGCGCATTATACCCCCGGCGAGCAGGTCAACGAACCCGGTTGGATAAAACTCAACACCAACGAGAGCCCGCTGCCGCCCTCACCGAATGTGTTTCGCGTGATGGCCGAGCTCGTGGGCCAGGGCGATATTTTGCGCAAATACAGCCACCCCTTGGGTGAGCCGCTGCTCGGTGCGCTCGCTGATTACTGGAAACTCAGCAAAGAGCATCTCATCGTGACGAACGGGTCTGACGAAGCGCTGACACTCATCTGCCGCGCGACCCTCGGGCCCGAACGCCCGGCTGTTTTTCCCGCGGTGACGTATAGTCTCTACGGCACACTTGTCACGAATGCCGGCGCCTCATATACTGAGGTGCCGATGGTCGAAAGAATCGGGCAACCCTACGGTATCGATATCGATGCTCTGGCGAAATTCGACGGCCATGCCATTTTTCTCGCCAACCCCAATGCCATTACGGGCGAGTACACCGATGCCGCAAAGCTCGCAGAAGTGATCGCAGCCTCGAATTCTCTTTGGGTTGTCGATGAAGCATACAATGATTTTGCCGGGCCGAAGGCGACGATGATGCAGTATATCGAAAAGCTGCAGAATCTTATCGTTACCCGCACGTTCTCGAAAACGCATGCGCTTGCAGGCCTCAGGGTTGGCTACCTCGCCTCGGGTAACCGAGGCCTGATTCAAGGTCTTTTGGCGCATAAAGATTCTTATAACGAAGATGCTTTGGCCACGCGGCTTGCGGCGGCCGCACTCGCCGATACGGCCTGGCATGAGCGCACAATTCGCGCCGTGCTGACCGGGCGTGAATTCTTGCGCTCTGAACTCACTGCACTGGGGTTTACCTGTTTTGATTCTGAGGCAAATTATATTCTGGCGCGCGAACCAAAGAATCTTGTGGCTCCCAAGATTGTGCAGCGCCTGCGGGATTATAAGATTCTGGTACGGCATTATGCCGGTTCGCAGTTCGCGGATTGTATTCGTTTCAGCGTCGGCGCAGAAGGCGAGAACGCGAAGCTCATTGGCTCGTTAAAAGAAATTCTCAGAGGCGCATGA
- a CDS encoding ParB/RepB/Spo0J family partition protein, whose amino-acid sequence MSKPQGKVLGRGLSNLLDSSAVPDAGERVQEIEIAKIKPNPENPRKKFDRTAIEELAQTIKQHGLLQPILVQKQGDIYVVISGERRLRSLMSLGYPKAPCIVKEFDRKKTLEVSLIENIQREQLDPIEEASVYKSLIADYAMTQEDLANQVGKNRATIANRLRLLGLPEHIQAAIADGRLTEGQARPLLAVKNAELQMKLFREITENGLNARAIEARARALSNPKEDKKNAKGKKSDANIRAVAQKVEEHTGMRTRINYNPQKKSGSITIDFFSPDDLEKLLKMMGLRRVSL is encoded by the coding sequence ATGAGCAAACCGCAGGGTAAGGTACTCGGGCGGGGCCTGTCGAACCTGCTCGACAGTTCAGCGGTGCCCGATGCGGGCGAACGCGTGCAAGAGATTGAGATCGCGAAGATCAAGCCAAACCCTGAAAATCCCCGCAAGAAATTTGACCGTACTGCGATAGAAGAGCTCGCGCAGACAATAAAGCAGCATGGGCTATTGCAGCCGATTCTGGTGCAGAAGCAGGGCGACATCTATGTGGTGATCTCTGGCGAGCGTCGCCTGCGTTCGCTGATGAGCCTCGGCTACCCCAAAGCGCCCTGTATCGTCAAAGAATTCGACCGCAAAAAAACGCTCGAAGTGTCGCTCATCGAAAACATTCAGCGTGAACAACTCGACCCGATAGAAGAAGCCAGCGTCTACAAATCGCTCATCGCCGACTATGCAATGACGCAAGAAGATCTGGCGAATCAGGTCGGCAAGAACCGCGCGACAATTGCCAATCGGCTGCGGCTTCTGGGTTTACCCGAGCATATTCAGGCGGCGATCGCCGATGGCCGCCTCACCGAAGGGCAGGCGCGGCCGCTGCTCGCGGTCAAAAATGCGGAACTGCAGATGAAGCTCTTTCGGGAAATTACCGAAAACGGGCTGAATGCGCGCGCCATCGAGGCGCGTGCGCGTGCGTTGAGCAATCCTAAAGAAGATAAAAAAAATGCCAAGGGCAAAAAGTCCGATGCGAATATTCGTGCGGTGGCGCAAAAGGTCGAAGAGCATACCGGTATGCGCACGCGCATCAACTATAACCCTCAGAAAAAGAGCGGCAGCATCACGATCGATTTTTTTTCACCCGACGACCTTGAGAAACTGCTCAAGATGATGGGGCTCAGGCGCGTCTCGCTTTGA
- a CDS encoding ParA family protein has translation MMKVVALANQKGGVGKTTTTINLGAYLANEGQRVLIIDIDPQGNAGSGLGLNIAEAKNTIYHWLIGTDDTSPAQPTNQPNLKIIPANIDLSGFEIDVRDNANRDFVLKDRLKTLANDFDFVLIDCPPSLGILTINALTAANSVLIPLQCEYFALEGLTQLLRIINLVRTKLNTALEIEGVLLTMFDARTRLASQVVQDVREHFKKQVYDVIIPRNVKLSEAPSFGQPISVYDPQSTGAIAYKTLAKDLLSRQKVAV, from the coding sequence ATAATGAAAGTAGTGGCATTGGCAAACCAGAAAGGTGGCGTCGGCAAAACGACGACGACGATCAATCTCGGCGCATACCTCGCGAACGAAGGGCAGCGCGTGCTGATCATCGATATCGACCCTCAGGGTAATGCCGGCAGCGGCCTCGGCCTTAACATCGCCGAGGCTAAGAATACCATATACCACTGGCTGATTGGTACCGACGATACCTCGCCGGCGCAACCGACCAATCAGCCGAACCTGAAAATAATACCCGCGAATATCGACCTTTCGGGTTTTGAAATTGACGTGCGCGACAACGCGAATCGCGACTTCGTGCTCAAAGACCGGCTCAAAACACTCGCCAACGATTTTGATTTTGTGCTTATCGACTGCCCGCCAAGCCTCGGCATTCTCACCATCAACGCGCTCACCGCTGCCAATTCGGTGCTGATTCCGCTGCAGTGCGAATATTTCGCGCTCGAAGGGTTAACGCAGCTCTTGCGCATCATCAATCTTGTGCGCACGAAACTCAATACTGCGCTCGAAATCGAGGGTGTGCTGCTCACCATGTTCGATGCGCGCACGCGCCTTGCCTCTCAGGTGGTGCAAGATGTGCGCGAACATTTCAAGAAACAGGTATATGACGTGATTATACCGCGAAACGTCAAACTGTCTGAGGCGCCGTCATTCGGGCAGCCGATCAGTGTTTACGATCCGCAGTCGACGGGGGCAATCGCCTATAAGACACTCGCAAAAGATCTGCTCAGCCGGCAGAAGGTGGCCGTATGA
- a CDS encoding 16S rRNA (guanine(527)-N(7))-methyltransferase RsmG has protein sequence MSVADIAYAPLSAHLTAPVLANLQTFADLLEAEAMPAGFIGECTRADLELRHIFDSVLPAIAPETRERFPLNAGEGLNVFDLGAGSGLPSLPLAILYPQHKFHLLDAQEKRCRFAESAAAKLGLSNVTVYHGVVQDFPKKYAAAPKADVVVFRAFRKILASLELALHVLSAAPKDRQRPGSAKSDGPRSLPASFQKTPQQTSAKAPEAGCPPNFAGPLRSEAIALQSPKLLYWRSQRVPFSAAGEQRVTDLGYKTESFVKFESAASVLPRGLYTFAHETAAKKPYPRSWKKISADTLVDTES, from the coding sequence GTGTCTGTCGCCGATATCGCCTACGCCCCGCTGTCTGCGCATCTGACAGCGCCCGTACTCGCCAACCTGCAGACCTTCGCCGATCTGCTTGAAGCCGAAGCAATGCCCGCAGGTTTTATCGGTGAGTGTACGCGCGCCGACCTTGAATTGCGGCATATTTTTGATTCGGTGTTGCCCGCGATTGCACCCGAAACACGCGAGCGATTTCCGCTGAATGCGGGCGAAGGGCTCAATGTCTTCGATCTCGGCGCCGGTTCAGGTTTGCCGTCGCTACCCCTTGCGATTCTCTATCCGCAGCACAAATTTCACCTGCTCGATGCGCAAGAGAAGCGTTGCCGTTTTGCAGAGTCTGCAGCAGCAAAATTAGGATTGAGTAACGTCACGGTCTACCACGGCGTCGTGCAGGATTTTCCCAAAAAATACGCTGCCGCGCCGAAGGCCGACGTTGTCGTTTTCAGAGCGTTCAGAAAGATACTCGCTTCACTGGAGTTGGCTTTGCATGTGTTGAGCGCAGCGCCAAAAGACCGGCAACGGCCTGGATCCGCAAAATCGGACGGGCCTCGAAGTTTGCCCGCGTCGTTTCAGAAAACGCCGCAACAAACTTCTGCTAAAGCGCCCGAAGCGGGCTGCCCGCCGAATTTTGCGGGGCCGTTGCGGTCTGAGGCGATTGCTTTGCAATCGCCAAAATTGCTTTACTGGCGGTCTCAGAGAGTGCCATTTTCTGCCGCTGGAGAGCAGCGTGTGACAGACCTCGGGTACAAAACAGAATCATTTGTTAAATTTGAATCCGCTGCGAGTGTATTGCCGCGGGGGCTTTATACGTTCGCGCACGAAACGGCTGCTAAAAAACCGTACCCCCGCTCGTGGAAAAAAATCTCAGCCGACACGCTCGTTGATACAGAGTCATAA